The bacterium genome includes the window AATTATCAGTGCGGTAAGAAAAAAAATCCGAAGAAGCATAATCCCAATCTCAAACTAAATTGCTGAAGCAATTTAGCGAATATGATAAAAAACCACAAGCAACGATTGTATAACGTGTAAGCTTCGTTTCGCGATTTTTATAGTTAAAACGAAGCTTACGCAAGGTTCAAAAAAATCACATCAAGGCTTCACGCACCGCGGCTTCAAATTTGGCCTTGGATTGCAAACCGATCATGGTTTTTACGGATTTACCGTTTTTATCAATGATCACCGTCGTGGGAAATGCCTGCACTTGAAACTGTTGGGCGAACGCATCGTCACCATACCATACCGGATAATTGATATTAAATTCTTTCACCGTCGGCTTCGAAGCTTCGGCGGATTCGGACTCGAGAAGAACACCGAGCACAACTACATCTTTGTCCTTCATTTCGTTATGCAAAGCGATGAGATCCGGAATTTCTTTTTTACATGGTCCGCACCACGTCGCCCAAATATTTAATAAAACCGTTTTGCCGCGGTATTGTGAAAGCGAAACGGTATTCCCGTCGAGATCTTTGATCGTAAAATCCACAGCGCCACCCGATCCGGGTTTATTGCAACCCGATAACATGAGTCCTGACAAAACAAATATCGCGAGAGACCAACGCATAAAAACTCCTTATGAAGTTATTTTTGACTTTTTTGTAATCCGTCAGCTAAAAATGATTTAAAAATTTCGGGGTCGCGTTCAAGCCCGCCGAAACGAGCCAATACTTTTTCATCGGGCGTGATGATAACGTAAAACGGCAAAGCTACACTGCCGACCAAACGCTGCTGCAATTCCTGATAACGTTCCATGTCTTCTCCAAAATCAGTCCACAGCCGCGTCAACACCATACGATCAAAGTAGGATTGAACGTCAGCGCGCGTAAACATGGTTTTTTCCATGAGGCGACAATTGGTGCAGGTTTTGCCGGTAAAATCAATAAACAACGGTTTGCCGGAAGTACGGGCTTCACGAAGCGCGGCCTCGTAATTTTCGATCCATGTGCCGTGTGACTCTGTACTCTTGGCATTTCCGGCCGTACGCACTACGCCATAATCCGACGGTGGCAAATACGCATCCATATCAGCTTGTAACGGATTTCCGAAAAGCCCGCTGAGCAAATAGACCGTAAACGAAATAAATAAAAGTCCGGTCATCGTACGGCCAAAACCTATTTCTTCGACTTCATCTTCGACAGACCAGCGAATTTTCCCCAACAGATAAATACCGCTGACGCCAAACAATGTGATCCATATCGAAAGCATGGCCGGGCGTGTGAGCCACTGCAGATCCCAGACTAAGTCAACATTACTAAAAAATTTGAACGCCGCGGCTATTTCGACCAATCCCATGACAATTTTTGTCGCATGAAGCCATCCGCCGCTTTTAGGTAGATTAGCGAGGTATTGCGGAAATAAAGAAAGAAAGAAAAATGGTGTAGAAAATGCCGTCGCAAAACACAACATCCCAATCACCGGCAGAAACCACTCTCCGTCGGCTGCCGCCACCATCAAAAGCCCGAGAAATTGCACGGTACAGGTAAATGAAACCAAAGTAAATGTAACACCGGCCATCAGCGTACCGATCGTTTGTCCGGTATGGGCTTGCTGTTGCGAAAAATTGACAATAAACGACGGTAGCCGAATTTCAAAAACCCCAAATAAACTCATTGCAAAAACGATGAATAAAATTCCGATCGCGAGATTCACCCAGGCGTTGGCAGCAAAATTTTGTGCTCCGGTAGCGCCGACGACAAGCGACATAAGCCATCCGAATAACGTAAACGACGCGATAATTCCGACGACATAGATCACCGACTGACGCACCGCCCCCGCCCGGCTTGATGCCGAATGTTTGGTAAAATATGAAACCGTAATCGGAATCATCGGAAAGACGCAGGGAGTGAGTAGCGCCAAGAGCCCTGTAAGAAATGCTAATCCGATGAATGAGGCCAATGATTCTTGACGCAAACTTTCGTACGAAGCCGTGCGCTCCTGTATCGTCGAAACTTTATCCGACGCTGTTTGAGCGACGCTATCATGGGACGCAGAGCTTTTGTTTTCGGGATCAGCGACCGAATGGTTCTGCGGG containing:
- a CDS encoding TlpA family protein disulfide reductase, which translates into the protein MRWSLAIFVLSGLMLSGCNKPGSGGAVDFTIKDLDGNTVSLSQYRGKTVLLNIWATWCGPCKKEIPDLIALHNEMKDKDVVVLGVLLESESAEASKPTVKEFNINYPVWYGDDAFAQQFQVQAFPTTVIIDKNGKSVKTMIGLQSKAKFEAAVREALM
- a CDS encoding thioredoxin family protein, whose amino-acid sequence is MMYKTKRTIVVILTFLIFSGIPARAQTNVVKLSTREAIENGQPVLEIVADIDSKYHVYGMEKLDGPIATEFKFTLPEGIELVGEVMSPEGKRHHDEGFGIDVTWHSGKAVFKQKLKLNATAKTSDIITVAMTYQACTESYCLPPKTIRTTHTISQQWIGLSAGTIKPLKKINPNQAVETISPQNHSVADPENKSSASHDSVAQTASDKVSTIQERTASYESLRQESLASFIGLAFLTGLLALLTPCVFPMIPITVSYFTKHSASSRAGAVRQSVIYVVGIIASFTLFGWLMSLVVGATGAQNFAANAWVNLAIGILFIVFAMSLFGVFEIRLPSFIVNFSQQQAHTGQTIGTLMAGVTFTLVSFTCTVQFLGLLMVAAADGEWFLPVIGMLCFATAFSTPFFFLSLFPQYLANLPKSGGWLHATKIVMGLVEIAAAFKFFSNVDLVWDLQWLTRPAMLSIWITLFGVSGIYLLGKIRWSVEDEVEEIGFGRTMTGLLFISFTVYLLSGLFGNPLQADMDAYLPPSDYGVVRTAGNAKSTESHGTWIENYEAALREARTSGKPLFIDFTGKTCTNCRLMEKTMFTRADVQSYFDRMVLTRLWTDFGEDMERYQELQQRLVGSVALPFYVIITPDEKVLARFGGLERDPEIFKSFLADGLQKSQK